A window of Fimbriimonadaceae bacterium contains these coding sequences:
- a CDS encoding carbohydrate-binding family 9-like protein, translating to MTEPSSRWAHPKGYVCLRAPGPPTIDGRLDKPFWAHAAWTDAFVDIEGDAQPAPRHRTRAKMLWDERFFYIGAELEEPHVWGTLTEHDSVIFQDNDFEVFLDPDGDNHRYYEIEINALGTVWDLLLARPYRNGGPAINAWEIPGLQSAVDVDGTLNDPSDEDRGWSVELALPWKVLGECAGRPSPPKDGDRWRINFSRVEWRHTVVDGRYGKVLGLKEDNWVWSPQWAVDMHRPEHWGYVQFSTRVEDAPAFVEDPAWAVIALLHRVYHAQQAFRGEHGSWARKLAELGIESVHGLDMAASDLQFVAWAEAEGAGRCTIDHESCLRRTKLP from the coding sequence TTGACGGAGCCCTCGAGCCGCTGGGCGCATCCGAAGGGCTACGTGTGCCTTCGCGCGCCCGGCCCTCCCACGATCGACGGGCGCCTCGACAAACCGTTCTGGGCCCATGCCGCGTGGACCGACGCGTTCGTCGACATCGAAGGCGACGCGCAGCCCGCGCCCCGGCATCGCACCCGCGCGAAGATGCTGTGGGACGAGCGCTTCTTCTACATCGGGGCCGAGTTGGAGGAGCCGCACGTGTGGGGAACCCTCACGGAGCACGACTCGGTGATCTTTCAGGACAACGATTTCGAGGTCTTCCTCGACCCCGACGGGGACAACCATCGCTACTACGAGATCGAGATCAACGCGCTGGGCACGGTGTGGGACCTCTTGCTGGCACGGCCGTACCGCAACGGTGGCCCCGCCATCAACGCGTGGGAGATCCCCGGTCTGCAAAGCGCGGTCGACGTCGATGGGACGTTGAACGATCCCAGCGACGAGGACCGAGGCTGGTCCGTGGAGCTGGCCCTGCCTTGGAAGGTGCTCGGTGAATGCGCCGGGCGGCCCAGTCCTCCCAAAGACGGCGATCGCTGGCGCATCAACTTCTCGCGCGTCGAGTGGCGCCACACCGTGGTCGATGGCCGCTACGGGAAGGTGTTGGGCCTCAAGGAGGACAACTGGGTCTGGTCCCCGCAATGGGCTGTCGACATGCACCGACCCGAGCATTGGGGCTACGTGCAGTTCTCCACGCGCGTGGAGGACGCCCCCGCCTTTGTCGAGGATCCGGCGTGGGCCGTGATCGCTCTGTTGCACCGCGTGTACCACGCCCAGCAAGCGTTCCGCGGCGAGCATGGGAGTTGGGCGCGCAAGCTTGCCGAACTCGGGATCGAATCCGTGCACGGTCTGGACATGGCGGCTTCCGATCTGCAGTTCGTCGCCTGGGCGGAAGCGGAAGGGGCGGGCCGTTGCACGATCGACCACGAAAGTTGCCTGCGCCGAACCAAGTTGCCGTAG
- a CDS encoding peptidylprolyl isomerase, translated as MSDSPTELGPTAAPGATAPAEGDEVAVLNTNQGRIVVKFFTEKAPKHAEAFKKLCREGFYDGVRFHRVIPGFMIQGGDPHSKSPDRSRHGTGGPGYTLPAEFNSIPHTPGILSAARTSDPNSAGSQFFLMHKTSPHLDGQYSVFGQVVEGMDVVEKIVHLPRDARDNPHEENPAIIETARVAEWPV; from the coding sequence ATGAGCGATTCACCCACCGAACTCGGCCCCACCGCCGCCCCGGGCGCCACCGCGCCCGCAGAGGGCGATGAGGTCGCGGTTCTCAACACCAATCAGGGCCGCATCGTCGTGAAGTTCTTCACCGAGAAGGCACCGAAACACGCGGAGGCCTTCAAGAAGCTGTGCCGCGAAGGGTTTTACGACGGGGTGCGGTTCCACCGAGTGATCCCCGGATTCATGATCCAGGGGGGCGACCCCCACTCGAAGAGTCCGGACCGCAGCCGGCACGGCACCGGCGGCCCCGGTTACACGCTTCCCGCGGAGTTCAACTCGATCCCGCACACCCCGGGCATCCTCAGCGCGGCCCGCACATCGGACCCCAACTCGGCAGGCAGCCAATTCTTCCTCATGCACAAGACCTCTCCCCATCTCGACGGGCAGTACTCCGTGTTCGGTCAGGTGGTCGAGGGCATGGATGTCGTCGAGAAGATCGTGCACCTTCCGCGCGACGCGCGCGACAATCCGCACGAGGAGAATCCCGCGATCATCGAGACCGCCCGCGTCGCGGAGTGGCCTGTTTGA